Proteins encoded by one window of Streptomyces sp. ALI-76-A:
- a CDS encoding peptide ligase PGM1-related protein: MPRLLIGNEFNEDSAALADARQKKTAWWTQRLIWFARDHDVLVMAVAPDEEYLRYVTSLTGARPEALTIVVPPPGSMGVAVLSADRLVAPSFLAELRTVLGERPVDEVFFLHPDASVARLARALGVESALPGYGFLAQGGGRLVNSKPAFRAIAGGTGIPLPEGGVCTNVPEADALIGHLLFQGKSVILKHEFRAGGRGNEILSPVEGVLPVGAHRTVVVPEPSALRAYLGTRWDWLSSQGKNPVVVEEYIPDSRAVFAEFALSDDGVEFAAQGEMISAPLAAAEIIPAPDLTERVLDGLLEGGRKLCAPLQAFGYRGLLSADAVVTPDERLLFTEYNARVTGSTHVYGIIGAQLVGKDYARERILLEREGWPVPSFRSAIDALSGKGLLYDPDTRCGVVLIMPYNPTNSSIRYCIVARSVEAGRAQQDVVEALF, translated from the coding sequence GTGCCAAGACTGCTGATCGGCAATGAGTTCAACGAGGACAGCGCCGCCCTGGCTGATGCGAGGCAGAAGAAGACCGCCTGGTGGACCCAGCGACTGATCTGGTTCGCTCGGGACCATGACGTTCTGGTCATGGCGGTTGCCCCGGATGAGGAATACCTGCGCTATGTAACCTCGTTGACAGGAGCGCGGCCCGAAGCGCTGACGATCGTGGTGCCGCCCCCGGGCTCCATGGGCGTGGCGGTGCTCAGCGCAGATCGCTTGGTGGCCCCCTCCTTTCTCGCCGAGCTGCGGACCGTACTCGGCGAACGGCCGGTCGACGAGGTGTTCTTCCTGCACCCGGACGCCTCCGTCGCTCGGCTGGCACGGGCACTCGGAGTGGAGTCGGCGCTGCCCGGTTACGGCTTCCTCGCACAGGGTGGTGGCCGACTGGTGAACAGCAAGCCCGCCTTCCGTGCCATCGCGGGCGGCACGGGTATCCCGTTGCCCGAGGGCGGGGTGTGTACGAACGTGCCGGAGGCCGACGCGTTGATCGGGCACCTGCTTTTCCAAGGCAAATCCGTCATTCTGAAGCACGAGTTCCGAGCGGGGGGACGGGGAAACGAGATCCTGAGCCCAGTCGAAGGCGTCCTGCCCGTAGGCGCGCACCGCACCGTCGTGGTGCCCGAGCCCTCGGCGCTGCGGGCCTACTTGGGCACGCGGTGGGACTGGCTGAGCAGTCAGGGAAAGAACCCGGTCGTGGTCGAGGAGTACATCCCCGACAGCCGCGCGGTCTTCGCCGAGTTCGCGTTGTCGGACGACGGCGTCGAGTTCGCCGCGCAAGGCGAGATGATATCGGCGCCACTGGCCGCCGCTGAGATCATCCCGGCGCCCGACCTCACGGAACGGGTGCTGGACGGACTGCTGGAGGGGGGACGCAAGCTCTGCGCCCCGCTCCAAGCTTTCGGCTACCGCGGGCTGCTCAGTGCCGACGCCGTCGTGACCCCGGACGAACGGCTCCTGTTCACCGAGTACAACGCCCGCGTGACCGGCTCCACGCATGTGTACGGCATCATCGGGGCCCAGCTCGTAGGCAAGGACTACGCCCGGGAACGCATCCTCCTGGAGCGCGAGGGCTGGCCTGTGCCGTCCTTCCGGTCCGCCATCGACGCTCTCTCCGGCAAGGGACTGCTGTATGACCCGGACACGCGCTGCGGCGTCGTATTAATCATGCCCTACAACCCCACGAACAGCTCCATCCGCTACTGCATCGTCGCCCGGAGCGTCGAGGCCGGCAGGGCCCAGCAGGACGTCGTCGAAGCACTGTTCTGA
- a CDS encoding DUF664 domain-containing protein, with product MTPGLVLTEAYGRINKLVHDAAEGLDASALAFRISAATNSIAWLVWHLTRIQDNHVADILAAPEIWSDPTWKTRTGIERDVTDRGQGDGPAEVAAIQPPSPDGLLAYHDTVMTRTFGYLAELESAELDRLLDYSYTPAVSVGVRLVSVLSDNLQHAGQALFVRGIHERAQH from the coding sequence GTGACGCCTGGACTGGTTCTCACCGAAGCGTACGGTCGAATCAACAAGCTCGTTCACGATGCCGCAGAAGGGCTAGATGCTAGTGCCCTGGCCTTTCGGATCAGTGCGGCTACGAACTCTATTGCCTGGCTCGTCTGGCATCTGACGCGTATTCAAGATAACCATGTCGCCGATATCTTGGCGGCTCCGGAAATCTGGTCCGATCCGACGTGGAAAACCCGTACTGGCATCGAGAGGGATGTGACCGATCGCGGGCAAGGGGATGGGCCCGCTGAAGTCGCGGCGATTCAACCCCCGTCTCCGGACGGCCTTCTCGCCTATCACGACACTGTCATGACGCGGACCTTTGGCTATCTCGCCGAACTCGAATCCGCCGAACTCGACCGGCTCCTCGACTACTCCTATACGCCCGCGGTCAGCGTGGGCGTCCGTCTCGTGAGTGTTTTGAGCGACAACCTCCAGCACGCCGGACAGGCTCTCTTCGTGCGAGGAATCCACGAGCGCGCACAGCATTGA